GCAGCCCGGGCGGCATCTCCGACAGCTTCCCGGGAATAAATACGGCAGAGCAGGGCCCGGCCCCTCGGGATGCACGGCCTGGCAGCGTGCCCCTGCCGCGGGGTCTGCGCCGCGTCCTGCCCCCGTGCTGGGAaagccgcagcggggccggggtgCTCCCGGGGGCCGGCGTCCCGCCACGGCTCCCTCTCCTGCCCGCTCTGGGGCtcagggctggcagagctgcttcAGCACCTGGACGATGTGGTTGGAGGTGCCGGGAGCGCAGGGCTGCGAGGCCTCACGCAGCAGCTGCGGCCCCAGGCGCTGCGCGTGGTGGAAGAGCTCCCGCGCGAACACCGGCTCCACCTGCGGAGGCACGGAGCTGCCGGGAGCATGGGCACGGAGTGTgtgccccatcccaccccatcctgccccatcctgccccatcccGTCCTGCCCCAttccgtcccatcccatcccatcccgtcctgtcctgccccatcccgtcctgtcccgtcccatcccatcccgccccgtcccgtcccatcccatcccatcccatcctgacccgtcccatcccatcccaccccgtCCCAccacatcccatcccatcccgtcccatcccgtcccgcaCTCGCgtctgcccccagccccagcgcccagTCACGTGGGCCATGATGAGCTTCTGGAAGTGGTGCCCatcccatcctgccccatcccgtcctgtcccatcccaccccatcccgTCCCGCCCCATCCCATCCCGCCCCATCCCGCCCCATCCCGTCCCGCActcgcccccagccccggcgcccgctCACGTGGGCCATGATGAGCTTCTGGAAGTGgtgcccatcccatcccaccccatcccatcccgtcctgtCCCGCCCCATCccgccccatcccatcccatcccatcctgacccgtcccatcccgtcccgccccgtcccaccacatcccatcccatcccatcctgacccgtcccatcccgtcccaccccatcccaccacatcccgtcccatcccgtcccatcccgtcccaccGCATCCAGTCCCATCCCGTCCCGCACTCGCgtctgcccccagccccagcgcccagTCACGTGGGCCATGATGAGCTTCTGGAAGTGGTGCCCATCCCATCCcgccccatcccatcccgtcctgtCCCGCCCCatcccgccccgccctgccccgcactcgcccccagccccggcgcccgctCACGTGGGCCATGATGAGCTTCTGGAAGTGGTGCCCGGCGCTGGTGGGGTACTCCTCGCCGAAGCACAGGTTGATCTGGTACTGCGGCGCGGGCTGCCCGTGGCTCAGGTAGCCCCGCAGCTCTGCAAGGCACCGTCAGCGGGGCCAGAccctccctgcatccctgcatccctgcatccctgcatccctccgcGGCACTCACGCTGCAGGAACTGCTGCGTGTCCAGCAGCTTGTAGGTCTTCTCCCGCTCCAGCTTGTTGGGCCAGGCCCGGTGCGGCGCCAGCGGCCCGTTCCAGTACACGCGGCCCTGGCACTGGCGCTTCATGAAGACGCCCTCGGGCGCGACCCAGAGCAGCACCCCGCGCTCCAGGTGCGGCAGCAGCCGCTCCAGCACGTCGGCCATGCCGGccagccggccgccgccgcccagcgcccGCGGCGCCGGGAACTGGATCTGCTCCATGCACGCGGGGCCGTAGAGGCGGGCGCTGTCGGCCGGCACCGCGCGGGAGGCGATGCGGCAGCCCTCGGCCGTGCGCGTCGTCAGCTCCTTCACCAGCACGTCGCAGTAGTAGAGGCGCACGTGGAGCCAGCAGTCTGCGCGGGGGGGGCAGCGCacgggagcccggcgcgggggacGCTGGGGTGCCCTGGACCCCCCCTCTGGGACCCCAAatctgctgcccccctccccttcAGCAGGAGGGGAAGCCGCTCCCTGCTCTGCTGAGCCCCCGGGAACCCCAGAGCCGGGGGGGGCTgctcggccgggccggggccggcgccagCTCGGGGCTCACGGGGACGGGGGGTCCCGCGCCGGCACCCCGGCTCCTACCTGAGTGGTTGATGTCCTCGGCGGGGACGTAGGCCGggggtgccgggagcagggggccgggggccgggttCCAGCCGCAGAAAACGCCCCGCACGTGGTATcctgggtggggggcagagggcGGCATGGCCAAGGGCCCCGgtggctcggctcggctcggctcggtgGCTCTCCCGGGGCGGGCGCCCCTCGCCCCCCACGCTGGCCCGCGGCTCCCCCCCCCTTACCGCGGTcggcagggtgggcaggggccgggggcggcagcagcgccgtCTCCATCGCGCCCCTCCGGCTCTCCTCCTCCAggctccccgcggcgctgccctggGGGAGAGCGGCACCGTGAGACGGGCtgcgccggcagccccggccggagCCGGCACCGGGGGCACCTGAGCGGgctcccgcccccgccgcggacCCCCCCGGGCTGCCGAGTCCCTCGCCCACCCCCGGAGAGCCAGTGTGAACCGCAGCGGCCGGAGATGCCGGAGACGCCGGGAAGCTCCTGGAGGGGCTCAGCCCGGGACGAGCGTGGCCAGGGCAAACTCCCAGCCGCGAGAAAGGGGTTTCCGGGGAAAGCGATGGACGGAGGCGTCCGTGGGGGAACCGCGGGGCTGGGGACGCCAGCTCCCGGGTCTCCGAGCGGGGACGGATGGGCCAGGCTGCACGGGGGACGCGGTGGAGGGGGAGCCGAGGGGCACGCGGGGAGGGGGCTCGGGCAGCCGGCTCCCACCTTCTGCGGCCTGGGGCTTgcccggggggcggagggggtgcggggggcggaggggggcgcgggggcgggcgctggCTCACCCGCGGCTCCTTGCAGGCTGCCGACTCCGCGCTGCCGTCCTTGTCTGCAGAGAGCACGGGAAAACCCGCTGACGCCCTGATGGAGAGCAGCCGCGACGGCCCGGGAACGCGCCCGGCCGCCGGCGACGGACGGGACTCCGCATCCTCCCCTGGCCGGGATCCCGGGAAAGAGACCCAGCTCTGGCCGGAGCCCCCGGGGTCAGACCGTCCCCTCTCACCGGAGGGGCTCTGCCCCGGTTGGGGGACGAGCGGGGCTGCACGAGGGCACCGTGACCCTCTGCCCGGCCACGGCGCAGCCGGATTTGCTCCCCAGGCTTCCTCCCTGCCACCGGCTGCGGACCAgcgcggccggggcaccgcggagGACGAGGCCCGGGGAGGAAGGCCCGGGGTGGTGACGCCCGCGGGACGCGTGGCTCGTGCCGGTGTGGCGGTGCCATCGGAAGCCCCGGGGACCCACCTGCGTTGCGGGGGCCGTCGGAGACGATCTGGTAGACCTTGTACGGCTCGGAGATGTCGAGCTGGCTGCGCTCGGGCACCTCCTGGAAGTCGGTGCTCTTGTTGAGGGCGCAGCGCAGCCGCGTCTTCCAGGTGGACGGGTCGGCCTTGTCGGTGCCCTCGTGGTACTTGCCCTTGTAGACGGCCCAGGCCTGCGGGGCAGAGGAGCGCGGCGGTCGGCGGGGCCcggtgccggggcggcggcgggccggtaGCGGGCCGGTAGCGGGCCGGTACCCTGAAGAGCGCGGCGTCCTGCTGCTGGCGGTAGTCCTGCTTGGCAGCGTGCTTCCAGGGGATGCGGAAGAGCGTCTTCTCGCGGTTCTCCCAGCGCAGCCCCGGGTAGCGGCCGCTGTCGATCTGCGCGACGAGCCACTCCTTGAGCCGCATGTGCGCGCCCGGCTCCGCCAtcggcgcggcgcccgccgcccgcggcgccccggcccggcccggcccggccccgcggccccggaaCGCGCTGCGGCGGCGAAAGCGAAAGCGCCGCCCGGCTTTCACTTTCCCTTTCCCGGCCGCCGCTTTCGGTTCTGCAGCGCGGTCCGGgcccggggcggaggggaggggaggggaggggaggggacggggcgCCCTGCGCCGGCGACAGGGGACAAGGCACCCCGCACCGAGGAGAGGGGACAAGGCACCCTGCACCGGGATGGGGGACGGGGCACCTGCACCGGGATgggggacggggcagctgcaCTGGGATgggggacggggcagctgcactggggagagggaacaGGGCACCTGCACCGGGATGGGGGACGGGGCACCTGCACCGGGATgggggacggggcagctgcactggggagagggaacaGGGCACCCTGCACCGGGACGGGGCACCCTGCACtggggacagggcatcctgcacCGGAGACAAGGCACCCTGCACCGGGATGGAGGACGGGGCACCTGCACTGGGATGGGGGACAAGGCACCCTGCACCGGGGAGATGGGAGAAGGTGCCCTGCACCGGGACGGGGCACAGCACCAGCGAGAGGGCACCCTGCATGGAGACGGGACACAgcgctggggagaggggacagggcaCCCTGCACCGGGGAGAGAGGACAGGGCACCCTGCACCGGGGACAGGGCACCCTGCCACCCTCCTCGGTGCCCCGTGGCAGTGTGCGGTGCCTCGTTAGCCTCTCCGGAGGCCTGCAGCCTCCCCAAGGGGACAGGGCCTCTCCCCTGCCTGGGGGGCAGGTCCCCCCCGCAGCCCGCTGCTGTGAGCCGGCGCCAGCGAGGAGCCGCTCGGAAAGGCCTGGAGTTTCCAGCGCCG
The sequence above is a segment of the Dromaius novaehollandiae isolate bDroNov1 chromosome 16, bDroNov1.hap1, whole genome shotgun sequence genome. Coding sequences within it:
- the LOC112987279 gene encoding interferon regulatory factor 4-like: MAEPGAHMRLKEWLVAQIDSGRYPGLRWENREKTLFRIPWKHAAKQDYRQQQDAALFRAWAVYKGKYHEGTDKADPSTWKTRLRCALNKSTDFQEVPERSQLDISEPYKVYQIVSDGPRNADKDGSAESAACKEPRGSAAGSLEEESRRGAMETALLPPPAPAHPADRGYHVRGVFCGWNPAPGPLLPAPPAYVPAEDINHSDCWLHVRLYYCDVLVKELTTRTAEGCRIASRAVPADSARLYGPACMEQIQFPAPRALGGGGRLAGMADVLERLLPHLERGVLLWVAPEGVFMKRQCQGRVYWNGPLAPHRAWPNKLEREKTYKLLDTQQFLQQLRGYLSHGQPAPQYQINLCFGEEYPTSAGHHFQKLIMAHVEPVFARELFHHAQRLGPQLLREASQPCAPGTSNHIVQVLKQLCQP